The following proteins come from a genomic window of Synechococcus sp. NB0720_010:
- a CDS encoding peptide chain release factor 3, whose protein sequence is MTSSSVSTTPELEALAEAVSRRRNFAIISHPDAGKTTLTEKLLLYGGAIQQAGAVKAKGEQRKVTSDWMELEKQRGISITSTVLQFDYSGSTINLLDTPGHQDFSEDTYRTLAAADNAVMLEDAAKGLEPQTRKLFEVCRMRRIPIFTFINKMDRPGREPLELLDEIEQDLGLACWPVNWPIGSGDRFRGVIDRRSKEVILFQRAERGRASEEKVLSVDEARGTGAVEDELLDAALEELELLEAAGNELDLELVHAGELSPVFFGSAMTNFGVRPFLDAFLELAQKPTPRSSSAGEIEPVRPGFSGFVFKLQANMDPRHRDRVAFVRVCSGKFEKDMTVQHARTGKAIRLSRPQKLFGQDRAVVEDAYPGDVIGLNNPGMFAIGDTLYLGSKVEYEGIPCFSPEIFAWLRNPNPSAFKSFRKGVNELREEGAVQILYDTDQSKRDPILAAVGQLQLEVVQYRLENEYGVQTRLEPLGFSVARWVVGGWAELEKVGRIFNCKTVRDAWDRPVLLFKNDWNLNQLAEDHPDLELSAVAPVVSGVEPIAL, encoded by the coding sequence ATGACCAGCAGCAGCGTGAGCACCACCCCCGAGCTCGAGGCCCTGGCGGAGGCCGTCTCTCGCCGCCGCAACTTCGCGATTATTTCCCACCCCGACGCGGGTAAGACCACCCTGACCGAGAAGTTGCTCCTTTACGGGGGTGCGATTCAACAGGCCGGTGCCGTGAAGGCCAAGGGGGAGCAGCGCAAGGTCACCTCCGACTGGATGGAGCTGGAGAAACAGCGGGGAATCTCGATCACCTCAACCGTGCTGCAGTTCGACTACAGCGGCAGCACGATCAACCTGCTGGATACCCCCGGCCACCAGGACTTCTCGGAGGACACCTACCGGACCCTGGCCGCTGCAGACAACGCGGTGATGTTGGAGGACGCGGCCAAGGGCCTCGAGCCCCAGACCCGCAAGTTGTTTGAGGTCTGCCGGATGCGTCGCATCCCGATCTTCACCTTCATCAACAAGATGGATCGCCCGGGCCGTGAGCCTCTGGAGCTGCTGGATGAGATCGAGCAGGATCTCGGCCTGGCCTGTTGGCCAGTGAATTGGCCGATTGGCAGTGGCGACCGCTTCCGGGGCGTGATCGATCGCCGCAGCAAGGAGGTGATCCTGTTTCAGCGGGCCGAGCGGGGCCGGGCCTCAGAAGAAAAGGTCCTCAGCGTCGATGAGGCCCGCGGCACTGGCGCGGTGGAAGACGAGCTGCTCGATGCGGCCCTGGAGGAACTGGAGCTGCTGGAGGCCGCTGGCAACGAACTGGATTTGGAGTTGGTCCATGCCGGCGAGCTCAGCCCTGTCTTCTTTGGCTCGGCCATGACCAACTTCGGGGTGCGTCCCTTCCTGGATGCCTTCCTGGAGCTGGCCCAAAAACCCACCCCCCGCTCCAGCAGCGCCGGTGAGATTGAACCGGTGCGCCCCGGGTTCAGCGGTTTCGTCTTCAAATTGCAGGCCAACATGGACCCCCGCCACCGCGACCGGGTCGCTTTTGTGCGGGTCTGCAGCGGCAAGTTTGAGAAGGACATGACGGTGCAGCACGCCCGCACCGGCAAGGCCATCCGTTTGTCCCGTCCCCAAAAACTGTTTGGACAGGACCGGGCTGTGGTGGAGGACGCCTACCCCGGTGACGTCATTGGTCTGAACAACCCGGGGATGTTCGCCATTGGCGACACCCTGTACCTCGGCTCCAAGGTCGAATACGAGGGGATTCCCTGCTTCAGCCCGGAGATCTTTGCCTGGCTGCGCAACCCCAACCCCTCGGCCTTCAAGAGCTTCCGCAAGGGGGTCAACGAGCTGCGGGAGGAGGGTGCCGTGCAGATCCTCTACGACACGGACCAGAGCAAGCGTGATCCGATCCTGGCGGCGGTGGGTCAACTCCAGCTGGAGGTGGTGCAGTACCGCCTGGAGAACGAGTACGGCGTGCAGACCCGCCTCGAGCCACTGGGTTTCTCGGTGGCCCGCTGGGTCGTGGGCGGCTGGGCCGAGCTGGAGAAGGTCGGGCGGATCTTCAACTGCAAAACCGTCCGCGATGCCTGGGATCGTCCAGTGCTGCTGTTCAAGAACGACTGGAACCTCAACCAATTGGCGGAGGATCACCCGGACCTGGAACTCAGCGCCGTCGCGCCCGTGGTGAGCGGTGTGGAGCCCATTGCGCTGTAG
- a CDS encoding class I SAM-dependent methyltransferase produces the protein MQRTPEPELMDAPEQASAYAAADFSAGDQALIERIQALFPSGLGPRVLDLGCGPGNISFRLARADAAAEVIGLDGAPAMLQLAQQSLEKEPGLAKRLSFVCLCLPSLALPKGCSGLVSNSLLHHLHDPLVLWQAIAQAAAPGARVYVKDLRRPPSPEAAEQLRQRYLADAPAVLQHDYLASLHAAFTAAEVEQQLHRCGLDQLQVAEVDDRYLEIWGELP, from the coding sequence ATGCAGCGCACCCCTGAACCGGAATTGATGGATGCCCCCGAGCAGGCATCCGCCTATGCCGCTGCGGATTTCAGTGCTGGGGATCAGGCCCTGATCGAACGGATCCAGGCGTTGTTCCCAAGCGGCCTGGGCCCGCGCGTTCTGGATCTGGGCTGCGGTCCGGGCAACATCAGCTTCCGCCTGGCCCGAGCCGATGCCGCGGCGGAGGTGATCGGTCTGGATGGGGCTCCGGCGATGCTCCAGCTCGCGCAGCAGAGTCTGGAGAAGGAGCCGGGTCTCGCCAAGCGGCTCTCGTTTGTTTGTCTCTGTCTGCCTTCGCTGGCCCTGCCCAAGGGCTGCAGTGGCTTGGTCAGCAACAGCCTGCTCCATCATCTGCACGACCCGCTGGTGCTCTGGCAGGCCATTGCCCAGGCCGCTGCCCCGGGTGCACGGGTCTATGTCAAGGATCTGCGGCGCCCCCCCAGTCCGGAGGCCGCAGAGCAGTTGCGTCAGCGCTACCTCGCCGATGCCCCGGCGGTGCTGCAGCACGACTACCTGGCGTCCCTGCATGCGGCCTTCACCGCCGCTGAGGTGGAGCAGCAACTGCACCGCTGCGGCCTGGACCAGCTGCAGGTGGCGGAGGTGGACGACCGTTACCTCGAGATCTGGGGGGAACTGCCGTGA
- a CDS encoding mechanosensitive ion channel family protein, with protein MRCRRSPWWMTLVIGVLVVLQSWLPAQAVTGRTRALLFEPNARLIPIEQQPFYGELVRDAGSWSDVVLGQVVGSSPRATLLNFYAVMAEVGDRADRLGRYSALVEARRDGEDRQEQIDDTNLLFDLAVRALDASVFPQSVRGGMADEAAIQLKHVLDYVFTHSVEPISIPDSAGMKALNDQRTKPVDAWRIPGTAITLTSDLVGDPENNLYVFSADTVRQIHAMYEEIRDYPPIQQPFATPHFYHDFILTPGYLVPPDWYLRFPRSWRSVFEIPVLDQTLFQVVCAIAVISIYLLVAGWLIRLLVDSYRDRPLGDSLPAKPGPWVQDGIAWRRFFFILPVLPLTRLAEYLIDDEVNFTGLPLVVVTYAFYVIWFVTAGLVVFLFFEALGRTGSEFLTRVRGSGSEWRLQRVSSFLMPLCRALGGLIAVAIFYRLLILLGLPASTVLAFSAVPGLAIGLGASKLLGNLFAGLSIQTDRPLRVGEFCRVGDSLGYITKIGLRSLELQTLESRVTIPNSIADEATIVNYSRRSHRPDRRPMQSLELRLDLDGAFSPYQLEEVLHQTRRSLEARQDLHHPLVTLERSADGAAQALVVVAMVELHGWPAYLRLRDHLLLQLEELIERAQLSEIALGIAYGTTPEQLQRVPALMQKAVEVDSELRFLACRLERIAAFSYDHVLEFSSLHSEHDAFEDSLHELNRRIIETLAAEGIEIPFPTQTLMLNPSDAAHP; from the coding sequence ATGCGCTGCCGCCGCTCCCCCTGGTGGATGACCCTGGTGATCGGGGTGCTTGTGGTGCTCCAGTCCTGGTTGCCGGCCCAGGCCGTCACCGGTAGGACCCGGGCGCTGCTGTTTGAGCCCAACGCCCGGCTGATTCCGATTGAGCAGCAACCCTTTTATGGGGAGCTGGTCCGAGATGCCGGCTCCTGGTCTGATGTGGTGCTCGGTCAGGTCGTGGGCAGCAGTCCGAGGGCGACCCTGCTCAATTTCTATGCGGTCATGGCCGAGGTGGGGGACCGCGCCGACCGCCTTGGTCGCTACAGCGCTCTGGTGGAGGCACGCCGCGATGGGGAGGACCGGCAGGAGCAGATCGATGACACCAACCTGCTGTTTGATCTGGCGGTGCGGGCTCTGGATGCCTCCGTCTTCCCCCAAAGCGTGCGGGGCGGGATGGCGGATGAGGCCGCCATCCAGCTGAAGCATGTTCTGGATTACGTCTTCACCCACAGCGTTGAACCCATCTCCATTCCGGACTCCGCAGGAATGAAGGCGCTGAACGATCAGCGGACCAAGCCGGTGGATGCCTGGCGCATCCCAGGGACCGCGATCACCTTGACCTCAGATCTTGTTGGCGATCCTGAGAACAACCTCTACGTCTTTTCCGCCGACACGGTGAGACAAATCCACGCGATGTACGAGGAGATCAGGGACTATCCCCCGATTCAGCAGCCGTTTGCGACACCTCATTTTTATCACGACTTTATTCTGACTCCCGGTTACTTGGTGCCACCGGATTGGTATCTCCGTTTCCCCAGGTCTTGGCGCTCCGTTTTTGAAATCCCTGTTCTTGACCAAACGCTCTTTCAGGTCGTTTGTGCCATCGCTGTCATCAGCATTTATCTCCTGGTCGCAGGCTGGTTAATACGCCTTCTGGTCGATAGTTATCGCGATCGTCCCCTGGGTGATTCCCTCCCCGCAAAGCCAGGGCCCTGGGTTCAAGACGGAATTGCTTGGCGCCGATTCTTCTTCATTCTGCCGGTGCTGCCGTTGACGCGCCTGGCTGAATATCTAATTGATGATGAGGTCAACTTCACGGGATTACCGCTCGTTGTTGTCACCTATGCCTTCTATGTGATCTGGTTTGTCACCGCGGGATTGGTGGTCTTTTTGTTCTTTGAGGCGCTCGGACGAACCGGCTCGGAATTCTTGACCCGGGTGCGCGGCTCCGGCTCGGAGTGGCGGCTGCAGCGGGTCTCCAGTTTCTTGATGCCCCTCTGCCGGGCACTCGGTGGCTTAATCGCGGTAGCCATCTTCTATCGACTGTTGATCCTGCTGGGCTTGCCGGCCAGCACGGTGTTGGCCTTTTCGGCCGTTCCCGGTCTGGCGATTGGTTTGGGCGCTTCCAAGTTGCTGGGCAACCTGTTTGCTGGTCTTTCGATTCAGACCGACCGGCCCCTGCGGGTCGGTGAGTTCTGCCGGGTTGGCGACAGCCTTGGCTACATCACCAAGATCGGTCTGCGCTCGCTTGAGCTGCAAACCCTCGAGAGCCGGGTCACGATTCCGAACTCCATCGCCGATGAGGCGACCATCGTCAACTACTCCAGGAGGAGTCATCGGCCGGATCGCCGGCCGATGCAATCGCTGGAGCTGCGGTTGGATCTCGATGGGGCTTTCTCTCCGTATCAACTCGAGGAGGTCCTGCATCAAACCCGTCGCTCCCTTGAGGCGCGCCAGGACCTGCATCACCCCTTGGTCACCCTGGAGCGCAGTGCAGATGGTGCGGCCCAGGCCCTGGTGGTGGTGGCCATGGTCGAGCTGCATGGCTGGCCCGCCTACCTGCGCCTGCGGGATCACCTGCTTCTCCAGCTGGAGGAACTGATCGAGCGGGCTCAGTTATCGGAGATTGCCCTGGGGATTGCCTACGGCACGACGCCTGAGCAACTCCAACGGGTTCCGGCGTTAATGCAGAAGGCTGTCGAGGTGGATTCTGAACTGCGCTTCCTGGCCTGCCGGCTGGAGCGCATTGCCGCCTTCAGCTACGACCACGTTCTGGAGTTCAGCTCCCTCCACAGCGAGCACGATGCTTTCGAGGACAGCCTTCATGAGCTGAACCGCAGGATTATCGAAACCCTGGCGGCCGAGGGGATTGAGATCCCCTTCCCGACCCAAACCCTGATGCTCAACCCTTCCGATGCAGCGCACCCCTGA
- the nrdJ gene encoding ribonucleoside-triphosphate reductase, adenosylcobalamin-dependent: MSVPGASAASSTSALNSPRPDFPATAPAANPVFYRTYSRKTPSGRESWNEVAERNLSGLRKLGNLNDQEVALLRRMQQEQKALPSGRWLWIGGTPWIEQENNFSGSYNCTSTNLVDWEAFGLMMDLAMMGCGTGAIIEPHLIDRLPAVRNTIKVTGVSDIGVTPAGQRQDNTTHQINGQTVQVKVGDTRRGWVDSYQLLLELCSDERFDANTPIEVSVDLSDVRPVGETLKGFGGMANPVKLKDLYGRVAQILNKAQGRRLTSVECCLLIDEAAVTIVAGNIRRSAGMRQFSADDSAASNAKDNLWQQDSDGNWRIDPERDALRMANHTRVFHTRPDRQTVLEAVTKQFHSGEGAIQFAPEAIARSNADLLSTPELRKEFIDVYCDQGREEAARWLTTNHPEISTEELEHRLGRYGLNPCGEILGADFHCNLAEIHLNRIDPDDLVAQEEAFTAGGLAVACLLNHRFEVERYRQSRAWDPIVGVSFTGLFDFFVHAFGTPWLTWWEAGRPDSEEGRAFKAKEAEYLSRWKQIVNKAVWDYCDRHGLRRPNRCTTVQPAGTKSLLTGASPGWHPPKAQRFIRRITFRKNDPVALACMDYGYSIVPSQSDKDEEGRLLDDAFDPRCTEWLVEIPTEVSWANIPGADAVEINNFSAMAQFDFYMQVQQHYTAHNTSATVEFRENEIEPLTDAIHSAIDNGQGYISAALLARFDANATFPRLPFEPINQDTYEELQAAVVSRRSTNDFFEALQRYDGGELMEAGPAGCDSDKCLLPLAKPEN, translated from the coding sequence GTGTCAGTTCCTGGAGCCAGTGCGGCAAGCAGCACCAGCGCCCTGAACAGCCCCAGACCTGACTTTCCGGCCACTGCGCCGGCGGCCAACCCCGTCTTCTACCGGACCTACAGCCGCAAAACACCGAGCGGCCGCGAGAGCTGGAACGAAGTAGCCGAGCGCAACCTCTCTGGCCTCCGCAAACTCGGCAACCTCAATGATCAGGAAGTCGCCCTGCTGCGCCGGATGCAGCAGGAGCAAAAAGCTCTGCCTTCCGGACGCTGGCTGTGGATCGGCGGTACTCCCTGGATTGAACAGGAGAACAACTTCTCCGGTTCCTACAACTGCACCTCCACCAACCTGGTGGATTGGGAAGCCTTCGGTCTGATGATGGACCTGGCGATGATGGGCTGCGGCACCGGCGCCATCATTGAGCCCCACCTGATTGATCGCCTCCCCGCCGTCCGCAACACCATCAAGGTGACGGGCGTCAGCGACATCGGTGTCACACCGGCCGGCCAGCGCCAAGACAACACGACCCACCAGATCAACGGTCAGACCGTTCAGGTCAAGGTTGGCGACACCCGACGCGGTTGGGTCGACAGTTATCAGCTCCTGCTCGAGCTCTGCAGCGACGAGCGCTTCGACGCCAACACCCCGATCGAAGTCAGCGTTGACCTCTCCGACGTGCGGCCCGTCGGCGAAACCCTGAAGGGCTTCGGCGGCATGGCCAACCCCGTCAAGCTCAAGGACCTCTACGGCCGCGTTGCCCAAATCCTGAACAAGGCCCAGGGCCGTCGACTCACCTCGGTCGAGTGCTGCCTGCTGATTGACGAGGCCGCGGTCACCATCGTCGCGGGCAACATCCGCCGCAGCGCCGGCATGCGCCAGTTCAGCGCTGATGACAGCGCCGCCTCAAACGCCAAGGACAACCTCTGGCAGCAGGACAGCGATGGCAACTGGCGCATCGACCCCGAGCGCGATGCCCTGCGCATGGCGAACCACACCCGGGTCTTCCACACCAGGCCGGACCGCCAGACCGTTCTTGAGGCGGTGACCAAGCAGTTCCACTCCGGCGAAGGTGCGATTCAGTTCGCCCCTGAGGCCATCGCCCGCTCCAACGCCGACCTGCTCTCCACCCCTGAGCTGCGCAAGGAGTTCATCGACGTCTACTGCGATCAAGGCCGGGAAGAGGCCGCCCGCTGGCTGACCACCAACCACCCCGAGATCAGCACCGAAGAGCTCGAGCATCGCCTGGGGCGCTACGGCCTGAACCCCTGCGGCGAGATCCTGGGCGCCGACTTCCACTGCAACCTCGCTGAGATTCACCTCAACCGGATCGACCCCGACGATTTGGTGGCCCAGGAGGAGGCCTTCACCGCCGGCGGCCTGGCCGTGGCCTGCCTGCTCAACCACCGCTTTGAGGTGGAGCGCTACCGCCAAAGCCGCGCCTGGGATCCGATCGTTGGCGTGAGCTTCACCGGCCTGTTCGACTTCTTCGTGCATGCCTTCGGCACCCCCTGGCTGACCTGGTGGGAAGCCGGTCGCCCGGACAGCGAGGAAGGCCGGGCCTTCAAGGCCAAGGAAGCGGAGTACCTCAGCCGTTGGAAACAGATCGTCAACAAGGCGGTTTGGGACTACTGCGATCGCCACGGCCTGCGCCGTCCCAACCGCTGCACCACGGTCCAGCCCGCCGGCACCAAGAGCCTGCTCACCGGTGCCTCCCCCGGCTGGCACCCCCCCAAGGCCCAGCGCTTCATCCGCCGGATCACCTTCCGCAAGAACGACCCGGTCGCCCTGGCCTGCATGGACTACGGCTACTCAATCGTCCCGTCCCAGTCCGACAAGGACGAAGAGGGTCGCCTGCTCGATGACGCCTTCGATCCCCGCTGCACCGAATGGCTGGTGGAAATCCCCACCGAGGTGAGCTGGGCGAACATCCCCGGCGCCGATGCCGTCGAGATCAACAACTTCTCGGCCATGGCCCAGTTCGACTTCTACATGCAGGTGCAGCAGCACTACACCGCCCACAACACCTCAGCGACGGTGGAGTTCCGCGAGAACGAGATCGAACCGCTGACCGATGCGATCCACAGCGCGATCGACAACGGCCAGGGCTACATCTCAGCCGCGCTGCTGGCCCGCTTCGACGCCAACGCCACCTTCCCGCGTCTTCCCTTTGAGCCGATCAACCAGGACACCTACGAAGAACTCCAGGCCGCCGTGGTCAGCCGCCGCAGCACCAACGACTTCTTCGAAGCCCTGCAGCGCTACGACGGTGGCGAACTGATGGAGGCCGGTCCCGCGGGCTGCGACTCCGATAAGTGCCTGCTGCCGCTGGCCAAACCTGAGAACTAG
- a CDS encoding linear amide C-N hydrolase, with product MKTSRVWPLALLLLGALSPQAAQSCSRVLSNSNAQAVVVGRTMDLYLDDQAALVLRPRGLEAGGLVSASVANAKRWRVKHGSVGVMSVGTVLADGLNERGLNVNLLYLSGSDYGSPSSGKPVISNLRMAEFVLDQFATVEEAIAGLAQVQVVSDRILDRDWGLHLSLADRSGRSAVVEFTAGRMVVHQGNQTRVMTNEPPLAWQLNNLKRYRPFGGDLPLPGDVDPASRFVRASTFLSTLPKASSAAEAEANLYGVMKNVAVPAGAEDYSGGQAEDSWVTLWTVIANLDEGSYAFQLARNPYPIWVELKRLNFGSGGAMRRLDVQSPELTGDVSERLNRS from the coding sequence ATGAAGACCTCCCGTGTTTGGCCCTTGGCTCTGCTGCTGCTGGGGGCCCTGAGTCCGCAGGCCGCGCAGTCCTGTAGCCGTGTGCTCTCCAACAGCAACGCTCAGGCCGTGGTTGTGGGGCGGACGATGGATCTCTACCTCGACGACCAGGCGGCTCTGGTGCTGAGGCCCCGTGGTCTGGAGGCTGGTGGATTGGTCAGCGCTTCGGTGGCCAACGCCAAGCGCTGGCGGGTGAAGCACGGCAGCGTCGGGGTGATGAGTGTCGGCACGGTGCTTGCCGATGGCCTGAATGAACGGGGGCTCAACGTCAATCTCCTCTACCTCTCGGGTAGCGATTACGGCTCGCCAAGCAGCGGCAAGCCCGTCATCTCCAACCTGCGGATGGCGGAATTCGTGCTGGATCAGTTCGCCACCGTCGAGGAGGCGATCGCGGGGTTAGCCCAGGTTCAGGTCGTCTCGGACCGCATTCTTGATCGCGATTGGGGTCTGCATCTCTCCTTGGCTGACCGCAGCGGGCGTTCGGCTGTGGTGGAGTTCACCGCTGGGCGAATGGTGGTCCATCAGGGCAACCAGACCCGGGTGATGACCAATGAGCCGCCGCTGGCCTGGCAGTTGAACAATCTCAAGCGTTACCGCCCGTTCGGCGGGGACCTTCCCTTGCCTGGTGATGTCGATCCCGCTTCCCGCTTTGTGCGGGCTTCGACCTTTCTGAGCACCCTGCCGAAGGCCAGCTCCGCCGCGGAGGCGGAGGCCAATCTCTACGGCGTGATGAAAAACGTCGCTGTTCCGGCGGGGGCTGAGGACTACTCCGGCGGCCAGGCGGAGGACAGCTGGGTGACGCTCTGGACGGTCATCGCCAACCTCGATGAAGGTAGTTACGCCTTCCAGTTGGCCCGAAACCCCTATCCGATCTGGGTGGAACTCAAGCGTTTGAACTTCGGCAGCGGCGGAGCCATGCGCCGCCTCGACGTGCAGTCCCCCGAACTCACGGGTGATGTCTCCGAACGTCTCAACCGGTCCTGA